The Moritella sp. F3 genomic interval TACTTAACATTGGTCTCTACAAAGTGGACAGCTCATATTGTTTGGTTAATTGGTCAGCATCAAGAAATTCGTTTCGGGCAAATACGTAAGCAGCTCGCTTTCATTTCGAGCAAGGTACTCAGTGAACGATTAAAACAGTTAAAGGAAGAAGGTTTTGTTTGGCGAAGACAAGAAGAAACGGTTCCAGTGACAGTGTATTACGGCTTAACGCCAAAAGGTAAAGAGCTTGCTGAAATTGTCGATATTATCGTCATAAAATCTGATGACTGGGACAAGTCTTGATTAATCCCGATTTTGCCTAAATATTACAATGCAAAAATAAATAATAGTACATACAGAAATAGGCTCTATATTCTGTGATTAAAGTGATGAAACGGAAACGCCCAAGGTTATTGGCCTTGGGCGTTTCTTCTAGCAGAGTTGGTTATGACGAACCAAGACTTATAACTTCATGTGTAAAATCGGAAATGGCTTACCCATATCATCAAGCGGTGAGCGCGATATCACGTTAAACCCCATGTGTTGATAAAAACCAACAGCTAATGGATTTTGTTCGTTTACATCAACGCTATTTACGTTCAATACACCCATGGCATATTCTAATAGCAACTTACCAGCGCCT includes:
- a CDS encoding helix-turn-helix domain-containing protein; its protein translation is MSEQGKQPEGYCSADKYLTLVSTKWTAHIVWLIGQHQEIRFGQIRKQLAFISSKVLSERLKQLKEEGFVWRRQEETVPVTVYYGLTPKGKELAEIVDIIVIKSDDWDKS